The following are from one region of the Sorghum bicolor cultivar BTx623 chromosome 2, Sorghum_bicolor_NCBIv3, whole genome shotgun sequence genome:
- the LOC8081749 gene encoding myosin-3: protein MLSAAAVMAPAAATQKSSLEVLLETLKKRDEQPKDAPPTLPARPTCRGRLPTTRRPSLPAGFKLENGMATVTATEAAVVDKKADDDKEIAVLEAKEEKPVKVSIFGAKRKFPNTEALEESPYVDAFHEERKGTAVCKDPPSVSSAAIKMNGKLACTNIMDYVLQKKLRVWCSSPNAKWELGQIQSISGDDAEILLANGKVLTVSPEQLLPANPDILDGVDDLIQMSYLNGPSVLHNLQLRYSRDLIYTKAGPVLIAVNPLKEVALYGKSSIMQYKQKTNDDPHVYAVADLAFNEMLRDGINQSIIISGESGAGKTETAKIAMQYLSDLGGASGTESEVLQTNVILEALGNAKTSRNHNSSRFGKLTEIHFSETGKMCGAKIQTFLLEKSRVVQRAQGERSYHIFYQLCSGAPPLLKKKLFLKSASDYNYLKQSNCLKIDGVDDSKKFTVLVDALDTIQISKEDQMKLFSMLAAVLWLGNISFSVIDNENHVEVVSNEGLSTAAKLLGCTANQLVTAMSTRKIRAGNDSITKKLTLTQAIDARDALAKSIYANLFDWIVEQINHSLGTGRQFTWRSISILDIYGFECFNKNGFEQFCINYANERLQQHFNRHLFKLQQEEYLEDGIDWTPVEFVDNTNCLSLFEKKPLGLLSLLDEESTFPKATDFSFANKLKQQLSGNSCFKGEKEGTFEICHYAGEVTYDTAGFLEKNRDPLHSESIQLLSSCKCELPKHFASVMVADSQNKSSLSWHSVMDTQKQSVVTKFKAQLFKLMQQLESTTPHFIRCIQPNSKQHPRLFEHDLVLHQLKCCGVLEVVRISRTCYPTRITHQQFAERYGFLLLRSVASQDPLSVSIAVLQQLNIPPEMYQVGYTKLFFRTGQVAALENAKRQMLHGTLRIQKHFRGLHSRQGYQQLKKGAMNLQSFIRGERARIHFDNLVKRWRAAVLIQKYTRRRLAANMFNDELSHIIILQSVMRGCLARRKYKCLQNEKESKASHNIVQGDTRKTNSESRVCHEMNGHYLHEPVITELQDRITKAEAALLDKEEENVMLKRQLEQYERKWSEYEAKMKSMEEAWKRQLSSLQLSLVAAKKSLAADDAATRAARTDFTPTHAQYDSEDTLSTGTHTPEVIESRHHNHNPEAKVSAGNSDRRVNAVNHLAKEFEDRRQVFEDDAGFLVAVKSGQVGPNMNPDEELRKLKDRFATWKKDYKSRLKETKVNLNKVGTHDEKSRKRWWGKKSSK from the exons ATGCTCTCTGCGGCCGCCGTGATGGCGCCGGCAGCAGCCACACAGAAGAGCTCCCTTGAGGTGTTGCTTGAGACTTTGAAGAAGCGTGATGAGCAGCCCAAGGATGCGCCTCCAACATTGCCAGCCCGGCCGACGTGCCGTGGCCGGCTGCCCACCACCAGAAGGCCATCACTGCCTGCTGGCTTTAAGCTCGAGAATGGAATGGCAACAGTTACTGCCACAGAAGCTGCAGTGGTTGACAAGAAGGCAGATGATGATAAGGAGATTGCTGTGCTGGAGGCCAAGGAGGAAAAGCCGGTGAAAGTCTCCATCTTTGGGGCTAAGAGGAAGTTCCCTAACACAGAAGCGCTGGAGGAGTCGCCATATGTTGATGCATTTCATGAGGAGAGGAAGGGTACAGCAGTTTGTAAGGATCCCCCCTCTGTTTCCTCAGCAGCGATAAAGATGAATGGGAAGCTAGCATGTACAAATATCATGGACTATGTTCTACAGAAG AAGCTACGAGTTTGGTGTTCTTCACCAAATGCAAAGTGGGAACTTGGACAGATCCAATCAATATCTGGAGATGATGCTGAAATACTCTTGGCTAATGGAAAA GTTTTGACGGTGTCACCAGAACAACTCTTGCCTGCCAACCCTGATATCCTCGATGGAGTGGATGATTTAATCCAGATGAGTTACTTGAATGGACCTTCAGTTCTTCACAATCTGCAATTGCGATATTCTCGCGATCTTATCTAT ACAAAGGCAGGACCTGTTCTGATTGCTGTCAATCCATTAAAAGAAGTTGCACTCTATGGGAAGTCTTCAATCATGCAATACAAGCAAAAGACCAACGATGACCCACATGTGTATGCAGTTGCTGATTTGGCATTTAATGAGATGCTGCGAG ATGGCATAAACCAATCTATAATAATAAG TGGTGAAAGTGGAGCAGGAAAAACTGAGACGGCTAAAATTGCAATGCAATATTTGTCTGATCTTGGGGGTGCTAGTGGTACGGAGTCTGAGGTTCTTCAGACCAATGTTATTCTCGAAGCATTGGGGAATGCAAAAACATCACGAAACCATAACTCAAGCCGATTT GGCAAGCTTACTGAGATACACTTTTCTGAAACTGGGAAAATGTGTGGCGCTAAAATCCAGACCT TCCTGCTTGAGAAG TCAAGGGTGGTTCAAAGGGCACAAGGAGAGAGATCTTACCATATTTTCTATCAACTGTGCTCTGGAGCTCCTCCCCTTCTCAAAA AAAAATTGTTTCTGAAAAGCGCCAGTGACTACAATTACTTGAAGCAGAGTAATTGCTTGAAAATCGATGGTGTTGACGATTCAAAAAAATTCACAGTGCTAGTG GATGCATTGGATACTATTCAAATATCTAAGGAAGACCAAATGAAATTATTTTCTATGCTTGCAGCTGTGTTGTGGCTGGGAAACATATCATTCTCAGTGATTGATAATGAAAACCATGTGGAAGTTGTTTCAAATGAAG GGTTGTCTACTGCTGCAAAGCTATTAGGCTGCACTGCAAATCAACTAGTGACTGCTATGTCCACTCGTAAAATTCGAGCTGGAAATGACAGTATCACTAAAAAGCTGACATTAACTCAG GCCATTGATGCAAGAGATGCACTAGCAAAGTCAATCTACGCCAATTTATTTGACTGGATTGTTGAGCAAATTAACCACTCACTTGGAACAGGGAGGCAATTTACGTGGAGATCCATAAGTATTTTGGATATTTATGGGTTCGAGTGTTTCAAT AAGAATGGTTTTGAGCAATTTTGTATAAATTATGCCAATGAGAGGCTTCAGCAGCACTTCAACCGACATCTTTTCAAACTACAACAGGAG GAATACTTGGAAGATGGAATTGATTGGACCCCCGTGGAATTTGTGGATAACACTAATTGCTTATCCCTCTTTGAGAAG AAACCTCTAGGGCTACTGTCATTATTGGATGAAGAGTCTACTTTCCCAAAGGCAACAGACTTTTCCTTTGCTAACAAGCTTAAGCAGCAATTAAGTGGTAACTCTTGCTTCAAGGGTGAAAAAGAAGGCACATTTGAGATTTGCCATTATGCAGGGGAG GTGACCTATGATACAGCTGGGTTCCTGGAGAAGAACAGAGATCCATTGCACTCTGAGTCAATCCAACTACTATCATCATGTAAATGTGAACTTCCAAAACATTTTGCCTCTGTCATGGTTGCTGATTCTCAGAATAAATCTAGTCTGTCATGGCATTCAGTAATGGATACACAGAAACAAAGTGTTGTCACGAAATTTAAG GCTCAACTGTTCAAGCTGATGCAGCAGTTGGAGAGTACAACCCCACATTTTATTCGATGCATTCAACCAAACAGCAAACAACATCCCAGGTTATTCGAGCATGATCTTGTCTTGCACCAGCTTAAATGCTGTGGGGTGCTTGAAGTTGTCCGGATATCAAGAACATGCTATCCAACTAGGATCACTCACCAACAGTTTGCTGAAAG ATACGGGTTTCTTCTCTTGCGTTCCGTTGCATCTCAAGATCCACTTAGTGTTTCAATTGCTGTTTTGCAACAGTTGAACATTCCCCCTGAAATGTATCAAGTTGGCTACACAAAATTGTTTTTCCGTACAGGACAG GTTGCTGCACTGGAAAATGCTAAAAGACAGATGCTTCATGGAACCCTCCGTATTCAGAAGCACTTCCGGGGTTTGCATTCTCGACAGGGATATCAACAACTAAAGAAAGGGGCAATGAATTTGCAATCAT TTATACGCGGTGAAAGAGCAAGAATACACTTTGATAATCTTGTCAAGAGATGGAGGGCAGCTGTTCTTATACAGAAGTACACTAGGCGTCGACTTGCAGCTAACATGTTTAATGATGAACTGAGTCATATTATTATTCTTCAGTCtg TGATGCGTGGGTGCCTGGCCAGAAGGAAATACAAGTGTCTGCAGAATGAAAAGGAGTCAAAGGCCAGTCACAACATAGTTCAAGGGGACACAAGGAAGACTAATTCCGAATCAAGAGTTTGCCAT GAAATGAATGGGCATTATCTCCACGAACCAGTCATCACTGAGCTTCAAGATCGTATTACGAAAGCTGAGGCTGCATTGCTGGACAAGGAGGAAGAAAATGTAATGCTAAAACGGCAATTGGAACAGTATGAGAGGAAATGGTCGGAGTATGAGGCCAAAATGAAATCTATGGAAGAGGCATGGAAGAGACAGCTCTCTTCTCTGCAG CTGAGCCTTGTTGCTGCTAAGAAGAGCCTAGCTGCTGATGATGCGGCCACTAGAGCCGCTCGGACTGATTTTACTCCAACACATGCCCAGTATGACTCTGAAGATACGTTGTCCACTGGGACCCATACACCTGAAGTGATAGAATCAAGACAT
- the LOC8056335 gene encoding uncharacterized protein LOC8056335 isoform X1, whose protein sequence is MAKNRNKKNKAKKSGGAAAMDTSEGGPATSTATDAPQPMDTSEGKQPSSVTAALGSINNRKIKKGVHMKRSQNARKMKAIARAVSKNEKSEEKIQKAKSKKTRVQSAKSLYD, encoded by the exons ATGGCGAAGAACCggaacaagaagaacaaggccaagaagagcggcggcgccgccgccatggACACCTCTGAGGGTGGCCCCGCTACATCCACCGCCACGGACGCCCCACAAC CTATGGATACGTCCGAGGGAAAGCAGCCATCGTCGGTCACCGCGGCGCTCGGTTCGATCAACAA CAGGAAAATAAAAAAGGGAGTGCATATGAAAAGGTCACAGAATGCTAGGAAAATGAAAGCAATTGCTAGGGCTGTATCAAAGAATGAAAAGTCTGAGGAGAAGATCCAGAAAGCAAAAAGCAAGAAGACAAGAGTTCAGTCTGCCAAGTCTTTGTATGACTAA
- the LOC8056335 gene encoding uncharacterized protein LOC8056335 isoform X2 — translation MAKNRNKKNKAKKSGGAAAMDTSEGGPATSTATDAPQPMDTSEGKQPSSVTAALGSINKKIKKGVHMKRSQNARKMKAIARAVSKNEKSEEKIQKAKSKKTRVQSAKSLYD, via the exons ATGGCGAAGAACCggaacaagaagaacaaggccaagaagagcggcggcgccgccgccatggACACCTCTGAGGGTGGCCCCGCTACATCCACCGCCACGGACGCCCCACAAC CTATGGATACGTCCGAGGGAAAGCAGCCATCGTCGGTCACCGCGGCGCTCGGTTCGATCAACAA GAAAATAAAAAAGGGAGTGCATATGAAAAGGTCACAGAATGCTAGGAAAATGAAAGCAATTGCTAGGGCTGTATCAAAGAATGAAAAGTCTGAGGAGAAGATCCAGAAAGCAAAAAGCAAGAAGACAAGAGTTCAGTCTGCCAAGTCTTTGTATGACTAA
- the LOC8081750 gene encoding sphingosine kinase 1 isoform X1 — MADPQKPQAEVLTESVRVNSIEAEATLRGGELAWRPAAAGDGEGQERRLELESEVLGCRVDGRKLKFATFAETGGGKGKGGGGDGNRRRGEVVVEMENDDAALRWADAIRDRFASLGRPNKLFIIVNPYGGKRSGRSIFQNEVLPLIEASGVLYTMQETKHRLHAQEIAHSLDLRKYDGIICVSGDGVMVEVVNGLLQREDWETAIKVPLGIIPAGTGNGMARSLLHAAGEPFSISNAVFAIIRGHKRALDVTSVVQGKTRFFSVLMLTWGLVADVDIESEKYRWMGSARLDFYLLLRVLNLRRYNGRILFVPAPGYEEVGDPVDQTTGSETNGFSTGIQEDVATDSNGETRGYVGPSVKESDLRWRSLNGPFVSVWLGNVPFASEDAMAAPKAEFADGYLDAAIIKDCPRRDVVGLLFQMKDGAYVNSPCVEYFKVKAIRIEPGLRVGSSTKGGIIDSDGEVLARGDDGSHSRAGDEPGHLMAYGPPIQLTVDQGLATIFSPR; from the exons ATGGCCGATCCCCAGAAGCCCCAGGCCGAGGTCCTGACCGAGTCAGTGCGGGTCAACAGCATCGAGGCGGAGGCCACGCTCAGGGGCGGCGAGCTGGCGTggcgccccgccgccgccggcgacggaGAGGGGCAGGAGCGGCGGCTGGAGCTGGAGTCGGAGGTGCTCGGGTGCCGGGTGGACGGGAGGAAGCTCAAATTCGCGACCTTTGCCGAGACCGGCGGCGGTAAAGGAAAAGGGGGAGGAGGGGATGGGAATCGGAGGAGAGGGGAGGTCGTGGTGGAGATGGAGAACGATGATGCCGCGTTGCGGTGGGCGGACGCCATCAGGGATCGTTTCGCCTCGCTCG GCCGGCCAAACAAATTGTTCATTATAGTGAACCCTTATGGTGGAAAGAGAAGCGGACGGAGTATTTTCCAGAATGAAGTCCTCCCCCTCATTGAAGCTTCTGGCGTGCTTTATACGATGCAAG AAACCAAGCATCGCCTTCATGCTCAAGAGATTGCACATTCACTTGATCTTAGGAAGTATGATGGCATCATTTGTGTTAGTGGAGATGGTGTGATGGTAGAG gtTGTCAATGGTCTCCTGCAAAGGGAAGACTGGGAAACAGCAATAAAAGTGCCCCTTGGGATCATTCCAGCAG GTACTGGAAATGGAATGGCACGGTCTCTACTGCATGCTGCTGGTGAACCATTCTCTATATCTAATGCTGTGTTTGCAATCATCAGAG GTCATAAACGTGCACTTGATGTTACTTCTGTTGTGCAAGGAAAGACAAGGTTCTTTAGTGTCTTAATGCTTACATGGG GTCTGGTGGCTGATGTTGATATTGAATCAGAGAAGTATAGGTGGATGGGAAGTGCTCGCCTTGACTTTTAT CTACTACTCCGCGTGCTGAACCTGCGACGGTACAATGGGCGCATCCTTTTTGTTCCAGCACCAGGATATGAAGAAGTTGGTGATCCTGTGGATCAAACTACCGGTTCCGAAACAAACGGGTTTAGCACGGGCATTCAAGAAGACGTAGCAACTGACAGTAATGGTGAAACGCGTGGCTATGTTGGCCCGTCGGTCAAAGAATCCGATCTTAGATGGAGATCGCTGAACGGTCCGTTCGTTTCAGTCTGGCTCGGCAATGTTCCTTTCGCCAGTGAAGATGCCATGGCAGCACCAAAAGCAGAG TTTGCGGATGGCTACTTGGATGCTGCCATAATCAAGGATTGCCCACGGCGGGATGTTGTCGGCCTTTTGTTCCAGATGAAGGACGGCGCCTACGTGAACTCGCCATGCGTGGAGTACTTCAAG GTGAAGGCGATCCGGATCGAGCCGGGCCTGCGCGTGGGCAGCAGCACCAAGGGTGGTATCATCGACTCGGACGGGGAGGTGCTTGCGAGGGGCGATGATGGGTCCCACTCCCGCGCCGGCGACGAGCCGGGGCACCTGATGGCGTACGGCCCGCCCATCCAGCTGACGGTGGACCAGGGGCTGGCCACCATCTTCTCCCCGAGATGA
- the LOC8081750 gene encoding sphingosine kinase 1 isoform X2: MDMMLIVHIAQSLHFNYYHLEQVRIVYSSCNIATGRPNKLFIIVNPYGGKRSGRSIFQNEVLPLIEASGVLYTMQETKHRLHAQEIAHSLDLRKYDGIICVSGDGVMVEVVNGLLQREDWETAIKVPLGIIPAGTGNGMARSLLHAAGEPFSISNAVFAIIRGHKRALDVTSVVQGKTRFFSVLMLTWGLVADVDIESEKYRWMGSARLDFYLLLRVLNLRRYNGRILFVPAPGYEEVGDPVDQTTGSETNGFSTGIQEDVATDSNGETRGYVGPSVKESDLRWRSLNGPFVSVWLGNVPFASEDAMAAPKAEFADGYLDAAIIKDCPRRDVVGLLFQMKDGAYVNSPCVEYFKVKAIRIEPGLRVGSSTKGGIIDSDGEVLARGDDGSHSRAGDEPGHLMAYGPPIQLTVDQGLATIFSPR; this comes from the exons ATGGACATGATGCTGATAGTGCACATCGCACAAAGCCTGCATTTCAACTATTATCACCTCGAACAAGTCAGaatcgt GTATTCCTCCTGCAATATTGCTACAGGCCGGCCAAACAAATTGTTCATTATAGTGAACCCTTATGGTGGAAAGAGAAGCGGACGGAGTATTTTCCAGAATGAAGTCCTCCCCCTCATTGAAGCTTCTGGCGTGCTTTATACGATGCAAG AAACCAAGCATCGCCTTCATGCTCAAGAGATTGCACATTCACTTGATCTTAGGAAGTATGATGGCATCATTTGTGTTAGTGGAGATGGTGTGATGGTAGAG gtTGTCAATGGTCTCCTGCAAAGGGAAGACTGGGAAACAGCAATAAAAGTGCCCCTTGGGATCATTCCAGCAG GTACTGGAAATGGAATGGCACGGTCTCTACTGCATGCTGCTGGTGAACCATTCTCTATATCTAATGCTGTGTTTGCAATCATCAGAG GTCATAAACGTGCACTTGATGTTACTTCTGTTGTGCAAGGAAAGACAAGGTTCTTTAGTGTCTTAATGCTTACATGGG GTCTGGTGGCTGATGTTGATATTGAATCAGAGAAGTATAGGTGGATGGGAAGTGCTCGCCTTGACTTTTAT CTACTACTCCGCGTGCTGAACCTGCGACGGTACAATGGGCGCATCCTTTTTGTTCCAGCACCAGGATATGAAGAAGTTGGTGATCCTGTGGATCAAACTACCGGTTCCGAAACAAACGGGTTTAGCACGGGCATTCAAGAAGACGTAGCAACTGACAGTAATGGTGAAACGCGTGGCTATGTTGGCCCGTCGGTCAAAGAATCCGATCTTAGATGGAGATCGCTGAACGGTCCGTTCGTTTCAGTCTGGCTCGGCAATGTTCCTTTCGCCAGTGAAGATGCCATGGCAGCACCAAAAGCAGAG TTTGCGGATGGCTACTTGGATGCTGCCATAATCAAGGATTGCCCACGGCGGGATGTTGTCGGCCTTTTGTTCCAGATGAAGGACGGCGCCTACGTGAACTCGCCATGCGTGGAGTACTTCAAG GTGAAGGCGATCCGGATCGAGCCGGGCCTGCGCGTGGGCAGCAGCACCAAGGGTGGTATCATCGACTCGGACGGGGAGGTGCTTGCGAGGGGCGATGATGGGTCCCACTCCCGCGCCGGCGACGAGCCGGGGCACCTGATGGCGTACGGCCCGCCCATCCAGCTGACGGTGGACCAGGGGCTGGCCACCATCTTCTCCCCGAGATGA
- the LOC8081750 gene encoding sphingosine kinase 1 isoform X3, protein MQETKHRLHAQEIAHSLDLRKYDGIICVSGDGVMVEVVNGLLQREDWETAIKVPLGIIPAGTGNGMARSLLHAAGEPFSISNAVFAIIRGHKRALDVTSVVQGKTRFFSVLMLTWGLVADVDIESEKYRWMGSARLDFYLLLRVLNLRRYNGRILFVPAPGYEEVGDPVDQTTGSETNGFSTGIQEDVATDSNGETRGYVGPSVKESDLRWRSLNGPFVSVWLGNVPFASEDAMAAPKAEFADGYLDAAIIKDCPRRDVVGLLFQMKDGAYVNSPCVEYFKVKAIRIEPGLRVGSSTKGGIIDSDGEVLARGDDGSHSRAGDEPGHLMAYGPPIQLTVDQGLATIFSPR, encoded by the exons ATGCAAG AAACCAAGCATCGCCTTCATGCTCAAGAGATTGCACATTCACTTGATCTTAGGAAGTATGATGGCATCATTTGTGTTAGTGGAGATGGTGTGATGGTAGAG gtTGTCAATGGTCTCCTGCAAAGGGAAGACTGGGAAACAGCAATAAAAGTGCCCCTTGGGATCATTCCAGCAG GTACTGGAAATGGAATGGCACGGTCTCTACTGCATGCTGCTGGTGAACCATTCTCTATATCTAATGCTGTGTTTGCAATCATCAGAG GTCATAAACGTGCACTTGATGTTACTTCTGTTGTGCAAGGAAAGACAAGGTTCTTTAGTGTCTTAATGCTTACATGGG GTCTGGTGGCTGATGTTGATATTGAATCAGAGAAGTATAGGTGGATGGGAAGTGCTCGCCTTGACTTTTAT CTACTACTCCGCGTGCTGAACCTGCGACGGTACAATGGGCGCATCCTTTTTGTTCCAGCACCAGGATATGAAGAAGTTGGTGATCCTGTGGATCAAACTACCGGTTCCGAAACAAACGGGTTTAGCACGGGCATTCAAGAAGACGTAGCAACTGACAGTAATGGTGAAACGCGTGGCTATGTTGGCCCGTCGGTCAAAGAATCCGATCTTAGATGGAGATCGCTGAACGGTCCGTTCGTTTCAGTCTGGCTCGGCAATGTTCCTTTCGCCAGTGAAGATGCCATGGCAGCACCAAAAGCAGAG TTTGCGGATGGCTACTTGGATGCTGCCATAATCAAGGATTGCCCACGGCGGGATGTTGTCGGCCTTTTGTTCCAGATGAAGGACGGCGCCTACGTGAACTCGCCATGCGTGGAGTACTTCAAG GTGAAGGCGATCCGGATCGAGCCGGGCCTGCGCGTGGGCAGCAGCACCAAGGGTGGTATCATCGACTCGGACGGGGAGGTGCTTGCGAGGGGCGATGATGGGTCCCACTCCCGCGCCGGCGACGAGCCGGGGCACCTGATGGCGTACGGCCCGCCCATCCAGCTGACGGTGGACCAGGGGCTGGCCACCATCTTCTCCCCGAGATGA
- the LOC8081751 gene encoding elongation factor 1-alpha has translation MGKEKVHINIVVIGHVDSGKSTTTGHLIYKLGGIDKRVIERFEKEAAEMNKRSFKYAWVLDKLKAERERGITIDIALWKFETTKYYCTVIDAPGHRDFIKNMITGTSQADCAVLIIDSTTGGFEAGISKDGQTREHALLAFTLGVRQMICCCNKMDATTPKYSKARYDEIVKEVGSYLKKVGYNPDKIPFVPISGFEGDNMIERSTNLDWYKGPTLLEALDQINEPKRPSDKPLRLPLQDVYKIGGIGTVPVGRVETGLIKPGMVVTFGPTGLTTEVKSVEMHHESMQEALPGDNVGFNVKNVAVKDLKRGYVASNSKDDPAKEAASFTAQVIIMNHPGQIGNGYAPVLDCHTSHIAVKFSELLTKIDRRSGKELESAPKFLKNGDAGFVKMIPTKPMVVETFSEYPPLGRFAVRDMRQTVAVGVIKSVEKKDPTGAKVTKAAAKKK, from the exons ATGGGGAAGGAGAAGGTTCACATCAACATTGTGGTCATTGGTCATGTTGACTCCGGCAAGTCCACCACCACCGGCCACCTCATCTACAAGCTTGGAGGCATCGACAAGCGTGTCATCGAGAGGTTTGAGAAGGAGGCTGCCGAGATGAACAAGAGGTCCTTCAAGTACGCCTGGGtgcttgacaagctcaaggccgAGCGCGAGAGGGGCATCACCATTGACATTGCCCTGTGGAAGTTTGAGACCACCAAGTACTACTGCACTGTGATCGACGCTCCTGGGCACCGTGACTTCATCAAGAACATGATCACCGGCACCTCCCAGGCTGATTGTGCGGTGCTCATCATTGACTCCACCACTGGTGGCTTTGAGGCTGGTATCTCCAAGGACGGCCAGACCCGTGAGCACGCACTCCTTGCTTTCACTCTTGGTGTCAGACAGATGATCTGCTGCTGCAACAAG ATGGATGCCACCACCCCCAAGTACTCCAAGGCTCGGTACGACGAGATCGTCAAGGAAGTGGGTTCCTACCTCAAGAAGGTGGGGTACAACCCGGACAAGATCCCCTTCGTGCCCATCTCTGGGTTCGAGGGTGACAACATGATCGAGAGGTCTACGAACCTGGACTGGTACAAGGGCCCCACCCTCCTTGAGGCGCTGGACCAGATTAACGAGCCCAAGCGGCCCTCGGACAAGCCCCTGCGCCTTCCCCTGCAGGACGTGTACAAGATCGGCGGCATCGGCACCGTCCCGGTGGGCCGTGTGGAGACCGGCCTCATTAAGCCCGGCATGGTGGTCACCTTTGGCCCCACGGGCCTGACGACGGAGGTCAAGTCGGTGGAGATGCACCACGAGTCGATGCAGGAGGCGCTTCCCGGCGACAACGTCGGCTTCAACGTCAAGAACGTGGCGGTCAAGGACCTGAAGCGTGGCTACGTGGCCTCCAACTCCAAGGACGACCCCGCCAAGGAGGCTGCCAGCTTCACCGCGCAGGTGATCATCATGAACCACCCCGGGCAGATCGGCAACGGCTACGCCCCGGTGCTGGACTGCCACACCTCCCACATCGCCGTCAAGTTCTCGGAGCTGCTCACCAAGATCGACCGGCGGTCGGGCAAGGAGCTGGAGAGCGCCCCCAAGTTCCTTAAGAATGGTGATGCCGGCTTCGTCAAGATGATCCCCACAAAGCCCATGGTGGTGGAGACCTTCTCGGAGTATCCTCCACTGGGGCGCTTCGCTGTTCGTGACATGAGGCAGACGGTTGCGGTCGGTGTGATAAAGAGCGTGGAGAAGAAGGACCCGACGGGAGCCAAGGTGACCAAGGCGGCTGCCAAGAAGAAATGA